TAAATTAGTAGCAATTAGAGGAGGTTCTTTTTTGTGTTGTGATGATCTCTGTGAAAGATATAAAGTTTATTCTAGAAATGGTAACTATGCAAATTCATTTTTATCAAATTTAAGTTTTAGATGTGTAAGTGATCAGGAAGAATAAATAAAAACCCAAAATTTTGGGTTTTTATTTATTGATTTGAATTTTTATTTTTATAAAGTTGAAAAACATTTTGTAACAAACATGCAATTGTCATTGGACCAACTCCACCTGGAACAGGGGTAATGTATTTTACAATAGGATAAACTTTTTTAAAATCTACATCACCACAATATTTTCCTTCAAAAAAATTAGCTCCTACATCAATAACTGTCATTTTTTTATTTACAAATTTTTTATTTACAAATTTTGGAGAGCCAGCAGCACTTATTAAAATATCTGCTGCTTTACAAATTTTTGAAAGATTTTTTGTTTTTGAATTACATACTGTAACTGTTGCAGATTTATTAATAAGCATATTTGCAAGAGGTTTTCCAACAATGTTACTTCTGCCAATTATTACTACATTAGCTCCAACTATATTTATTTGTTTATGTTCAATTAATTTAATTATTCCAAATGGTGTTGCTGGAAAAATATTGGAATTATTTAATATTACATTACCTAAAGTAATTGGTGAAAATCCATCAGCATCTTTTTCTGGTGAAATTAATTTTGTTATTTTATTTTCATTTATATTTAAGGGTAAAGGTAATTGAAGAATAATACCATCAACTGTTTCATCATTATTTAATTTGTTAATTATTTCAATTAATTCATTTTCTTTAATATTTTCTTCTAATTTAATTAGTGTATTTAACATTCCAACATCATTGCAAGCCTTAATTTTATTCTTTATATATTTATTACTTGCACTATTATTTCCAATTTGAATTATTGCAATTTTTGGTAATCTTTTTTTCCCTAATTGCTCTATACTATTTTTGAGAGCAGAATTTAATTTTTGAGATAAAAATTTACCATCAAGTATTTTATCACTCATATTAGGTTCCTTTCTAAAATATTTCTCAAAGGTGATTATAATGGAAAAAATAAAAAAAATATTAAATAAACTAAAAATAAATGATGATGATTTGAAATTTTATGGAAATAATATTACAAAGATAGATTATGAAAACTATTTTTGTAACAAAAAAAAGGGTAAATTAATTTTAATGACATCTATTAATCCTACACAAGCAGGAGAAGGTAAAACTACAACAGCAATTGGATTAGCAGATGGTCTAAATTATTTAAAAAAATCTGTAATTTTAGCTTTAAGAGAACCATCAATTGGGCCAGTTTTTGGACGTAAAGGTACAGCAACAGGTGGTGGAGAAAGTGAAATTGAACCTATGTCTGAGATAAATCTTCATTTTACAGGAGATATTCATGCAATTTCAACTGCAAATAATTTAGTATCTGCAACAATTGATTCAGAAATATATTGAAATTCAAAACTAAACTTTGATTCAAATAGAATAGTTTGAAAAAGATGTTTGGATTTAAATGATAGAGCTTTAAGAAATATGGAAATTCAAATTTCCAAAAATGTTTCTAGAAAAGAAGAATTTACAATAACAGCTGCAAGTAATATGATGACAATTTTGAGTCTTTCAAAAAGTGAAGAAGATTTAAGAGATAGAAT
This genomic window from Spiroplasma taiwanense CT-1 contains:
- a CDS encoding bifunctional 5,10-methylenetetrahydrofolate dehydrogenase/5,10-methenyltetrahydrofolate cyclohydrolase, which produces MSDKILDGKFLSQKLNSALKNSIEQLGKKRLPKIAIIQIGNNSASNKYIKNKIKACNDVGMLNTLIKLEENIKENELIEIINKLNNDETVDGIILQLPLPLNINENKITKLISPEKDADGFSPITLGNVILNNSNIFPATPFGIIKLIEHKQINIVGANVVIIGRSNIVGKPLANMLINKSATVTVCNSKTKNLSKICKAADILISAAGSPKFVNKKFVNKKMTVIDVGANFFEGKYCGDVDFKKVYPIVKYITPVPGGVGPMTIACLLQNVFQLYKNKNSNQ